A section of the Mycobacteriales bacterium genome encodes:
- the thrB gene encoding homoserine kinase, whose protein sequence is MARAVTRASRVAFRAAPVRVRVPATSANLGPGFDALGLALGLYDDVVVRVAEEGLYVDVAGEGADSVPRTRRHLVVRALQAGFDALGGQPRGLEVVCANRIPHSRGLGSSAAAIVAGLTAARALVLGGEETLDDDALLGLAAELEGHPDNVAACLLGGLTLAWTPADGPAQAIRLPVSPALRPVVFVPSTTSSTAKARKLLPETVPHADAARNAARSALLVHALAAEPSLLLTATEDRLHQPYRAPAQARTAGLVEALRADAVPAVVSGAGPSVLAFAGAADDLSSYTPRGWAMEVLPVDHGGATQLALAG, encoded by the coding sequence GTGGCGAGAGCGGTGACACGGGCGTCCCGGGTGGCGTTCCGGGCCGCCCCGGTGCGGGTACGGGTGCCCGCGACGAGCGCGAACCTCGGCCCCGGCTTCGACGCGCTCGGCCTCGCCCTCGGTCTCTACGACGACGTCGTGGTCCGCGTCGCCGAGGAGGGCCTGTACGTCGACGTGGCCGGCGAGGGCGCCGACAGCGTCCCGCGGACCCGCCGACACCTCGTCGTCCGGGCCCTGCAGGCCGGGTTCGACGCGCTCGGCGGCCAGCCGCGCGGGCTCGAGGTGGTCTGCGCGAACCGGATCCCGCACAGCCGCGGGCTCGGCTCGTCCGCGGCCGCGATCGTGGCCGGGCTCACGGCCGCCCGCGCGCTGGTGCTCGGCGGCGAGGAGACCCTCGACGACGACGCGCTGCTCGGGCTCGCGGCCGAGCTGGAGGGCCACCCCGACAACGTGGCCGCCTGCCTGCTCGGCGGCCTGACCCTGGCCTGGACCCCGGCCGACGGCCCGGCCCAGGCGATCCGGCTGCCGGTCAGCCCGGCGCTGCGGCCGGTGGTGTTCGTGCCGAGCACCACCTCGTCCACGGCCAAGGCCCGCAAGCTGCTGCCCGAGACCGTGCCGCACGCGGACGCCGCGCGGAACGCCGCCCGCTCGGCGCTGCTCGTGCACGCGCTCGCGGCCGAGCCCTCGTTGCTGCTCACGGCGACCGAGGACCGGCTGCACCAGCCGTACCGGGCGCCGGCCCAGGCCCGGACGGCCGGGCTGGTGGAGGCCTTGCGGGCGGACGCCGTACCGGCCGTGGTGTCCGGGGCGGGGCCGTCGGTGCTGGCGTTCGCCGGGGCCGCCGACGACCTCTCGTCGTACACGCCCCGGGGGTGGGCGATGGAGGTGCTGCCGGTCGACCACGGCGGCGCCACCCAGCTCGCCCTGGCCGGCTGA
- the thrC gene encoding threonine synthase — MEATRSIGWPGVIEAYRDRLPVEAGTRVVTLLEGGTPLLPAPTLSARTGCDVWLKVEGLNPTGSFKDRGMTVAITQALAAGSQAVICASTGNTSAAAAAYAVRAGLTCAVLVPAGKIALGKLAQALVHGAKLLQVDGGFDDCLTVARELSENYPVTLVNSVNPDRIEGQKTAAFEICDVLGRAPDVHCLPVGNAGNITAYWKGYTEYERGRPRMLGFQAAGAAPIVTGVPVPRPTTIATAIRIGNPASWAQAVAARDESGGSITAVTDREILSAYRLLARSEGVFVEPASAASVAGLLTAGLEPGRTVVCTVTGNGLKDPDWAISGAPAPVTVPVDATAAAASLGLA, encoded by the coding sequence ATCGAGGCGACTCGTTCCATCGGATGGCCGGGCGTGATCGAGGCGTACCGGGACCGGCTGCCGGTCGAGGCCGGCACCCGGGTGGTGACGCTGCTCGAGGGCGGTACGCCGCTGCTGCCGGCCCCGACGCTGTCGGCGAGGACCGGCTGCGACGTCTGGCTCAAGGTCGAGGGGCTGAACCCGACCGGGTCGTTCAAGGACCGCGGCATGACGGTGGCGATCACGCAGGCGCTCGCGGCCGGGTCGCAGGCCGTCATCTGCGCCAGCACCGGCAACACCTCGGCCGCGGCCGCGGCGTACGCGGTGCGGGCCGGGCTGACCTGCGCGGTGCTGGTGCCGGCGGGCAAGATCGCGCTCGGCAAGCTGGCCCAGGCGCTGGTGCACGGCGCGAAGCTGCTGCAGGTCGACGGCGGCTTCGACGACTGCCTCACGGTTGCCCGCGAGCTGTCCGAGAACTACCCGGTCACGCTGGTCAACTCGGTGAACCCGGACCGGATCGAGGGCCAGAAGACGGCCGCGTTCGAGATCTGCGACGTGCTCGGCCGGGCCCCGGACGTGCACTGCCTGCCGGTCGGCAACGCCGGCAACATCACGGCGTACTGGAAGGGCTACACCGAGTACGAGCGGGGGCGCCCGCGGATGCTCGGCTTCCAGGCCGCCGGGGCCGCGCCGATCGTGACCGGGGTCCCGGTACCGCGCCCGACCACGATCGCGACCGCGATCCGGATCGGCAACCCGGCGTCCTGGGCCCAGGCGGTGGCCGCTCGGGACGAGTCCGGCGGGTCGATCACCGCGGTGACAGACCGGGAGATCCTCTCCGCGTACCGGCTGCTGGCCCGGTCCGAGGGCGTGTTCGTGGAGCCGGCCTCGGCCGCCAGCGTGGCCGGGCTGCTCACCGCGGGGCTGGAGCCGGGCCGGACCGTGGTCTGCACGGTCACCGGCAACGGGCTCAAGGACCCGGACTGGGCGATCTCCGGTGCGCCGGCCCCGGTGACGGTCCCCGTCGACGCGACCGCCGCCGCAGCATCGCTCGGCCTGGCCTGA
- a CDS encoding homoserine dehydrogenase produces MRVALLGCGTVGSEVVRLLDEQAADLTARVGSPLEVVGIAVRRPGRHPGIPAELLTTDAQSLVERPDVDVVVEVIGGLEPARTLLLSAMKSGKSVVTANKALLAEDGATLHAAARDAGVDLYYEASVAGAIPLLRPLRESLAGDRINRVLGIVNGTTNFVLSRMDSTGAGFADALAEATALGYAEADPTADVDGFDAASKAAILAGLAFHTRVTAADVYREGISAVTAADVASARAMGCTVKLLAICDRTEDSVGVRVHPAMIPRTHPLASVGDAFNAVYVEAEAAGQLMFYGRGAGGAPTASAVLGDLVAVARNRLSGGRGAGESAYADLRVRPVGESPTRYHISLDVADRPGVLASVALAFAAHEVSISTVRQSGRGDDATLVLVTHTAPDAALAATVEDLRNLPIVREVASVMRVEQG; encoded by the coding sequence GTGAGGGTCGCGCTGCTCGGCTGCGGCACCGTGGGCAGCGAGGTCGTCCGGCTGCTCGACGAGCAGGCCGCCGACCTCACCGCCCGCGTCGGCTCGCCGTTGGAGGTGGTCGGCATCGCCGTGCGCCGCCCGGGCCGGCACCCCGGCATCCCGGCGGAGCTGCTCACCACCGACGCGCAGTCGCTGGTCGAGCGTCCGGACGTGGACGTCGTGGTCGAGGTGATCGGCGGCCTCGAGCCGGCCCGCACGCTGCTGCTGTCGGCGATGAAGTCCGGCAAGTCGGTGGTGACCGCGAACAAGGCGCTGCTGGCCGAGGACGGCGCGACCCTGCACGCGGCCGCCCGCGACGCCGGCGTCGACCTCTACTACGAGGCCTCCGTGGCCGGCGCGATCCCGCTGCTGCGCCCGCTGCGGGAGTCGCTGGCCGGCGACCGGATCAACCGGGTGCTCGGCATCGTCAACGGCACCACCAACTTCGTGCTGTCCCGGATGGACTCGACCGGAGCCGGGTTCGCCGACGCGCTGGCCGAGGCCACCGCCCTGGGGTACGCGGAGGCCGACCCGACCGCCGACGTGGACGGCTTCGACGCCGCCTCCAAGGCCGCGATCCTGGCCGGGCTGGCTTTCCACACCCGGGTCACCGCCGCCGACGTCTACCGCGAGGGCATCTCGGCCGTGACCGCCGCCGACGTCGCCTCGGCCCGGGCGATGGGCTGCACGGTCAAGCTGCTGGCGATCTGCGACCGGACCGAGGACTCCGTCGGGGTCCGGGTGCACCCGGCGATGATCCCGCGGACGCACCCGCTGGCCAGCGTCGGCGACGCCTTCAACGCCGTGTACGTCGAGGCCGAGGCGGCCGGGCAGCTGATGTTCTACGGCCGCGGCGCCGGCGGTGCCCCGACCGCCTCCGCGGTGCTCGGCGACCTGGTCGCGGTGGCCCGCAACCGGCTGTCCGGGGGTCGCGGCGCGGGCGAGTCGGCGTACGCGGACCTGCGGGTGCGGCCGGTGGGGGAGTCGCCGACGCGCTACCACATCTCCCTCGACGTGGCCGACCGGCCGGGCGTGCTGGCCTCCGTCGCGCTGGCGTTCGCGGCCCACGAGGTGAGCATCTCCACGGTCCGCCAGTCCGGCCGCGGCGACGACGCGACGCTCGTCCTGGTCACCCACACCGCGCCGGACGCGGCCCTCGCCGCCACCGTCGAGGACCTGCGCAACCTCCCCATCGTCCGCGAGGTCGCCTCCGTAATGCGCGTCGAACAGGGCTGA
- the lysA gene encoding diaminopimelate decarboxylase, whose product MAPPADPAALATTVWPSTATRADGGALTVGGVDVRDLATEYGTPAYVLDEADFRSRCRDFVQAFAGADVHYAAKAFCSLASLRWIAEEGLGLDVCSGGELAAALRAGVPVDRIAFHGNNKSIAELEQALESGVGRVVVDSYAEIARLAWLAEERGVRQPVLVRATVGVEAHTHEFIATAHEDQKFGFSVAGGDAFEACRRVLDHPSLELVGVHSHIGSQIFDTSGFEISAHRAVALLVRLRDELDASPAYLDLGGGFGIAYTSADTPMDVPALAASMRDIVARECRAAGLETPKLAVEPGRAIAGPAAITIYEVGTVKDTPHRRYVSVDGGMSDNIRTALYDAQYTCVLASRVSEVPPMLSRVVGKHCESGDIVVRDTWLPGDVVPGDLVAVAATGAYCRALASNYNHQPRPPVVAVADRASRLVVRRETVEDLLRLDVP is encoded by the coding sequence CTGGCGCCGCCGGCCGACCCGGCCGCGCTGGCGACCACGGTCTGGCCGAGCACGGCGACCCGGGCCGACGGCGGCGCGCTCACCGTCGGCGGGGTGGACGTCCGCGACCTGGCCACCGAGTACGGCACCCCGGCGTACGTGCTGGACGAGGCCGACTTCCGGTCCCGCTGCCGCGACTTCGTGCAGGCGTTCGCGGGTGCCGACGTGCACTACGCGGCCAAGGCGTTCTGCTCGCTGGCCTCGCTGCGCTGGATCGCCGAGGAGGGCCTCGGTCTCGACGTCTGCTCCGGCGGCGAGCTGGCCGCGGCGCTGCGGGCCGGCGTCCCGGTCGACCGGATCGCCTTCCACGGCAACAACAAGTCGATCGCCGAGCTGGAGCAGGCCCTGGAGTCCGGCGTCGGCCGCGTCGTCGTCGACTCGTACGCGGAGATAGCCCGGCTCGCGTGGCTGGCCGAGGAGCGCGGGGTCCGGCAGCCGGTGCTGGTCCGGGCCACGGTCGGCGTCGAGGCGCACACCCACGAGTTCATCGCGACCGCGCACGAGGACCAGAAGTTCGGCTTCTCGGTCGCCGGCGGGGACGCGTTCGAGGCCTGCCGCCGGGTTCTCGACCACCCCTCGCTGGAGCTGGTCGGCGTGCACTCGCACATTGGCTCGCAGATCTTCGACACCTCCGGCTTCGAGATCTCCGCGCACCGGGCGGTGGCGCTGCTGGTCCGGCTGCGGGACGAGCTGGACGCGTCGCCGGCGTACCTGGACCTCGGGGGTGGGTTCGGCATCGCGTACACGTCGGCGGACACGCCGATGGACGTGCCGGCGCTGGCGGCCTCGATGCGTGACATCGTGGCCCGCGAGTGCCGCGCGGCCGGGCTGGAGACGCCGAAGCTCGCGGTCGAGCCGGGCCGCGCGATCGCCGGTCCGGCCGCGATCACGATCTACGAGGTCGGCACGGTCAAGGACACCCCGCACCGGCGGTACGTCTCCGTCGACGGCGGCATGAGCGACAACATCCGCACCGCCCTGTACGACGCGCAGTACACCTGCGTGCTCGCCTCCCGCGTCAGCGAGGTGCCACCGATGCTCAGCCGCGTCGTCGGGAAGCACTGCGAGAGCGGGGACATCGTCGTGCGCGACACCTGGCTGCCCGGCGACGTCGTGCCGGGCGACCTGGTCGCGGTCGCGGCCACCGGGGCGTACTGCCGGGCGCTGGCCAGCAACTACAACCACCAGCCCCGCCCACCGGTGGTCGCGGTCGCCGACCGCGCCTCCCGGCTGGTGGTCCGGCGGGAGACCGTCGAGGACCTGCTCCGGCTGGACGTGCCCTGA